Proteins from a genomic interval of Polaribacter sejongensis:
- a CDS encoding RagB/SusD family nutrient uptake outer membrane protein — translation MKNINILFVLAFLISTLNISCEKFLEEEVFDEVFVDYIYTSEEGLDVGVNALYNLMRSYNAPGGFDDRLISNIFFLAGTDLGLTRTFHRPYGPNHTPSNFAANKWVNGYLIIDRTNAIINTAEGIDMDVTKRNHLLAQAKVIRAEVYFDLLRMYDNILLDTIATTPENLNDVIVYEPANPTDVYKLINDDLKFAVENLSYNESYGRYNKATARHIKGKVAMWESNWEEAVIQFDAIINDSGHALVDLNTVFGQNLKHSETLFAYTRDELFGGNNIDNANDVLAGGDGSWFGSVFTHRLYEQGSGDFIAQIENGGQALGWSFPNDYLENLYDKANDKRYSTYYYPETYVANNPDSPRFGQVIPVTDYDDNYRRYHFSLKKFYDAEKAALKNESWKDHMYYRFAETLLLGAEAQWRAGNESKALEYINKIRERAYGNTTNNFTSFTLDTYLEESARELAFEKNRWFLLKRLGLLVERQNLHYRYGSNSSNVAPEPMQPHMVRLPIPQSQIDAMGTFPQNPGY, via the coding sequence ATGAAAAATATAAATATATTATTTGTTTTAGCTTTTCTAATCTCGACATTAAATATTTCGTGTGAAAAGTTTTTAGAAGAAGAGGTTTTTGATGAAGTATTTGTAGATTATATCTACACTTCAGAAGAAGGTTTAGATGTTGGAGTAAACGCATTATACAATTTAATGAGATCTTACAATGCACCTGGTGGTTTTGATGATCGTTTGATATCTAATATCTTCTTTTTAGCAGGTACAGATCTTGGTTTAACGAGAACATTTCACAGGCCTTATGGTCCAAATCATACACCTAGTAATTTTGCTGCTAATAAATGGGTAAATGGGTATTTAATTATTGATAGAACAAACGCCATCATTAATACTGCAGAAGGTATTGATATGGATGTTACTAAAAGAAATCATTTATTAGCACAAGCTAAAGTTATAAGAGCAGAAGTTTATTTTGATCTATTAAGAATGTATGATAATATTCTTCTAGATACGATTGCAACCACACCAGAAAACTTAAATGACGTTATCGTTTACGAACCGGCGAATCCAACAGATGTGTATAAATTAATTAATGATGATTTAAAATTTGCTGTAGAAAACTTATCGTATAATGAGTCTTATGGAAGATATAATAAAGCTACTGCAAGACACATAAAAGGTAAAGTAGCTATGTGGGAAAGTAATTGGGAAGAAGCTGTAATTCAGTTTGATGCAATTATTAATGATAGTGGTCATGCTTTAGTAGATCTAAATACTGTTTTTGGTCAAAACTTAAAACACAGCGAAACCTTATTTGCTTACACTAGAGATGAATTGTTTGGTGGTAATAATATAGATAATGCAAATGATGTTTTAGCAGGTGGAGATGGATCTTGGTTTGGTAGTGTTTTTACACATCGTTTATATGAACAGGGGTCTGGAGATTTTATAGCACAAATAGAAAATGGGGGACAAGCACTTGGTTGGTCATTTCCTAATGATTATTTAGAAAATCTTTATGATAAAGCAAATGACAAACGTTATAGTACGTATTACTACCCAGAAACTTATGTAGCAAACAACCCAGATTCTCCTAGGTTTGGGCAAGTAATTCCTGTTACAGATTATGATGATAATTATAGAAGATATCACTTTAGTTTAAAAAAGTTTTATGATGCAGAAAAAGCAGCATTAAAAAATGAAAGTTGGAAAGATCACATGTATTACCGTTTTGCAGAAACACTTTTGTTAGGTGCAGAAGCACAATGGAGAGCTGGTAATGAGTCTAAAGCGCTAGAATACATCAATAAAATTAGAGAAAGAGCTTATGGTAATACAACCAATAACTTCACTTCTTTTACATTAGATACGTACTTAGAAGAATCTGCAAGGGAATTGGCTTTCGAAAAAAATCGTTGGTTTTTATTAAAGAGATTAGGTTTATTAGTAGAGAGACAAAATTTGCATTATCGTTATGGATCTAACTCAAGTAATGTAGCTCCAGAACCTATGCAACCTCACATGGTTAGACTTCCTATTCCTCAATCTCAAATAGATGCAATGGGAACTTTTCCACAAAACCCTGGGTATTAA
- a CDS encoding glycoside hydrolase family 2 protein: protein MLQIIKRKELLSIITFCTIFINVFAQKTIQNNSSREKLSLNGEWNYIIDPYQMGYLDYRLEPFDMSKTGKGGFYENITNPGKSEKVEYDFDSAPTLTVPGDWNSQKEKLEFYEGTLWYKRDFVINPEKDKRYFIHFGAVNYESNIYLNGKKIGSHKGGFTPFQFEVTNKLNTGDNFIVLMVDNTRKVDEIPTINTDWWNYGGITRDVSILETPQNFISDYKVQLAKDENKIIEGYIQVDNSKNKETVSLEIPELKIKKEYKVDENGFVKFSIPTKKISYWSPENPKLYEVSISSDQEKITDKIGFRTIKTVGKDIFLNGNSIFLKGISLHDENPLIKGRLRSEADMRMLLTWAKELGCNYVRLAHYTHDEKMLRLADEMGLMVWAEVPVYWTISWTNAETYKNAANQLEVGIERDKNRASVIIWSIGNETPVTEPRNVFMGNLVDKVRSIDNTRLVAAALEVEREGYTVVVDDPLGDKIDLASFNEYGGWYWGKPEELDKYEFHIKFDKPVVISEFGAGALAGYHGDKDTMWSEEHQEAIYINQIKMLEKIDGFRGMTPWILVDFRSPRRQNPVYQDFWNRKGLISNNGVKKKAFYVLKAYYESKK from the coding sequence ATGTTACAAATAATTAAGAGAAAAGAGCTATTAAGTATCATTACTTTCTGCACCATTTTTATAAATGTTTTTGCACAAAAGACGATTCAAAACAATAGCAGTAGAGAAAAATTAAGTTTAAATGGTGAATGGAATTATATTATAGATCCTTATCAAATGGGATATCTAGATTATAGGTTAGAACCGTTTGATATGTCTAAAACAGGAAAAGGAGGCTTTTATGAAAACATTACAAATCCTGGTAAAAGTGAAAAAGTAGAATATGATTTTGATTCTGCTCCAACATTAACAGTCCCTGGAGATTGGAATTCTCAAAAAGAAAAATTAGAATTTTATGAAGGAACACTTTGGTACAAAAGAGATTTTGTTATCAATCCAGAAAAAGACAAACGTTATTTTATTCATTTTGGAGCTGTAAATTATGAATCTAATATTTACTTAAACGGTAAAAAAATAGGATCTCACAAAGGTGGTTTTACTCCTTTTCAGTTTGAAGTAACAAACAAACTAAATACTGGTGACAATTTTATTGTTTTAATGGTAGACAATACTCGTAAGGTAGATGAAATACCTACAATTAATACAGACTGGTGGAATTATGGAGGAATAACTAGAGATGTATCAATATTAGAAACACCACAAAATTTTATAAGTGATTATAAAGTTCAATTGGCTAAAGATGAAAACAAAATAATAGAAGGATATATTCAAGTTGATAATTCAAAAAATAAGGAAACAGTATCTCTAGAAATTCCTGAATTAAAGATAAAGAAAGAATATAAAGTTGATGAAAATGGGTTTGTAAAGTTTTCTATTCCTACAAAAAAAATAAGTTATTGGAGTCCAGAAAACCCAAAATTATATGAAGTTTCTATTTCATCTGATCAAGAAAAAATAACAGATAAAATAGGATTTAGAACCATTAAAACGGTTGGAAAAGACATTTTTTTAAATGGTAACTCTATTTTCTTAAAAGGAATTTCTTTACATGATGAAAACCCGCTTATAAAAGGGAGATTAAGATCTGAAGCAGATATGAGAATGTTGTTAACTTGGGCTAAAGAGTTAGGTTGTAACTATGTTCGTTTGGCACATTACACACATGATGAAAAAATGCTTCGTTTAGCAGATGAAATGGGATTAATGGTTTGGGCAGAAGTACCTGTTTATTGGACTATTTCTTGGACAAATGCAGAAACTTATAAAAACGCAGCAAATCAGTTAGAAGTTGGTATAGAGCGAGACAAAAATAGAGCGAGTGTTATTATATGGTCTATTGGTAATGAAACTCCGGTTACAGAACCTAGAAATGTGTTTATGGGTAATTTGGTAGACAAAGTTAGAAGTATCGATAATACTAGGTTAGTAGCTGCAGCTTTAGAAGTAGAAAGAGAAGGTTATACTGTTGTTGTTGATGATCCTTTAGGAGACAAAATAGATTTGGCTAGTTTTAATGAATACGGTGGTTGGTACTGGGGTAAACCAGAAGAATTAGATAAATATGAGTTTCATATTAAGTTTGATAAACCTGTAGTAATTTCTGAATTTGGAGCAGGTGCTTTAGCAGGTTATCATGGAGATAAAGATACTATGTGGAGTGAAGAACACCAAGAGGCTATTTATATCAACCAAATAAAAATGTTAGAAAAAATTGATGGTTTTAGAGGAATGACTCCTTGGATTTTAGTTGATTTTAGATCACCAAGACGTCAAAACCCAGTATATCAAGATTTCTGGAATCGTAAAGGATTAATTTCTAATAATGGTGTAAAGAAAAAAGCATTTTATGTTCTTAAGGCATATTACGAATCAAAAAAATAA
- a CDS encoding endo-1,4-beta-xylanase, producing the protein MKEIFKIIGVFMLLLITSCTTEDKVVFVQGAEPSGTTVETTISLKEKAEFNVGAAVKSSLLKTDAQYADAFKANFNQLTAEFEMKMDQLWLSENNYNWEAADYLVNFAEDNNMEVHGHALVWYRAFPDWFKNQSNDSIAFESKVKTYISDVVGRYKGKIKSWDVVNEVFADNGGARNEDIIAPLFNDPTAFYGRCFQYAKDADPDTKLFYNDYSVVIDEGKRESIKNMASRFKTEGFPIDGIGAQFHYGTDTGLTKINDGFTDLASTDLLIHISELDIKINVNKSNDFSLYSGNAQQQSVIYEAIVAMYETLPESQKFGISTWGVSDNYSWLKTEWHPKEFPLLFDADLNKKLAYQGFLNGLN; encoded by the coding sequence ATGAAAGAAATTTTTAAGATTATAGGAGTATTTATGCTTCTTTTAATTACTTCTTGCACAACCGAAGATAAAGTTGTTTTTGTACAAGGGGCTGAGCCATCAGGAACAACTGTAGAAACAACAATTAGCTTAAAAGAAAAAGCTGAATTTAATGTTGGAGCAGCAGTAAAGTCTAGTCTTTTAAAAACAGATGCTCAATATGCAGATGCTTTTAAAGCTAATTTTAACCAATTGACGGCAGAATTTGAAATGAAAATGGACCAATTATGGCTATCTGAAAACAACTATAATTGGGAAGCAGCAGATTATTTGGTGAATTTTGCAGAAGACAATAACATGGAGGTTCATGGACATGCTTTGGTTTGGTATAGAGCATTTCCAGATTGGTTTAAAAATCAGAGTAATGATTCTATCGCTTTTGAATCAAAAGTAAAAACCTATATATCAGATGTTGTTGGCAGATATAAAGGAAAAATAAAAAGTTGGGACGTTGTTAATGAGGTTTTTGCAGATAATGGAGGCGCTCGTAATGAAGATATAATTGCACCACTTTTTAATGATCCAACAGCATTTTATGGACGATGTTTTCAATATGCAAAAGACGCAGATCCTGACACGAAGTTATTTTATAATGATTATAGTGTTGTAATTGATGAAGGAAAAAGAGAATCAATTAAAAACATGGCTTCTAGGTTTAAAACAGAAGGATTTCCTATTGATGGTATTGGTGCTCAATTTCATTATGGTACAGATACTGGTTTAACTAAAATTAATGATGGTTTTACAGACTTAGCTTCTACAGATTTATTGATTCATATTTCTGAATTAGATATTAAAATAAATGTAAATAAATCTAATGATTTCTCTTTATATAGTGGGAATGCTCAGCAACAATCTGTTATTTATGAAGCTATTGTAGCAATGTATGAAACATTACCAGAAAGTCAAAAGTTTGGAATTTCCACTTGGGGAGTTTCAGACAATTACTCATGGTTAAAAACAGAATGGCATCCAAAAGAATTTCCGTTGTTATTTGATGCCGATCTAAATAAAAAATTAGCATATCAAGGATTTCTAAATGGATTGAATTAA
- a CDS encoding glycoside hydrolase family 3 N-terminal domain-containing protein, whose product MKYYLAFIVLVFIGCSETKVSKTEDNTTEQFIDSLLTTMSIDTKIGQTNLRGTSSRAKTLSEELKEDVRQGNVGALLNVMNVEFVDELQRIAVEESPNKIPLIFGRDIIHGFKTIFPIPLGLAASWDTATAKASSRVAAIESSSVGIRWTFAPMLDIARDSRWGRIAESPGEDPYLASVLGKAYVQGFQGDSLNDPTSIAACAKHYIGYGAAIGGRDYNTTIISEPILRNVYLPPFKAALDAGAATVMTAFNEINGIPATGNEYLLKDVLRDELKFDGFVVSDWDSVVEMITHGFAKDEKQAAELAANAGMDMEMTSKAYEHHLKELIKEGKITEHELDEFVKNILRIKLRLGLFKTPYRDKNRDTNFYAKEHLAEAKEAAIKSAVLLKNKNILPLSTSTKVALIGPLADAPLDQLGTWIFDGEKEHTITPLDAFKTADINFKYIPALTHSRDKSKKQFKKVINDVKGADVIVFVAGEEAILSGEAHSRANIDLPGAQEDLIKELAKTGKPIVLVIMAGRPITITNIIDDVDTVLMSWHPGTMGGEALQEIIFGIREPEGRLPVSWPKAAGQLPYFYNHKNTGRPASKENYTAMDDIPVGAWQSSLGNKSHYLDVGYTPHFPFGFGLGYTDFTYDNLQISKDTIGFNEDLVMKVSIKNTGKRAGKEIVQLYLQDIVGSITRPIRELKGFQHVSLKAGETKELTFKISSEQLEFTNHKIIRAAEEGDFNIWIGPNAASGLKKSFYLKKK is encoded by the coding sequence ATGAAATATTATTTAGCATTTATAGTGCTTGTCTTTATAGGTTGCTCTGAAACTAAAGTTTCTAAAACTGAAGATAATACAACAGAACAATTTATAGATAGTTTATTAACCACAATGTCTATTGATACTAAAATAGGACAGACCAACTTAAGAGGTACTTCAAGTAGAGCAAAAACACTATCTGAAGAACTAAAAGAAGATGTAAGGCAAGGAAATGTTGGTGCACTACTAAATGTAATGAATGTTGAGTTTGTAGACGAACTTCAAAGAATAGCTGTGGAAGAAAGTCCTAATAAAATACCTTTAATTTTTGGGCGAGATATTATTCACGGTTTTAAAACCATATTTCCTATTCCGTTAGGTTTGGCAGCATCTTGGGATACTGCAACGGCAAAAGCATCGTCTCGAGTTGCTGCAATAGAATCTAGTTCTGTAGGAATACGTTGGACTTTTGCACCAATGTTAGACATTGCTAGAGATAGTCGTTGGGGTAGAATTGCCGAATCTCCAGGAGAAGATCCATATTTAGCATCCGTTTTAGGAAAAGCATATGTGCAAGGTTTTCAAGGAGACTCTCTAAATGACCCAACAAGTATTGCAGCATGTGCTAAACATTATATTGGTTATGGTGCAGCTATTGGTGGAAGAGATTATAATACGACCATAATTTCTGAACCAATACTGAGAAATGTGTATTTACCGCCTTTCAAAGCTGCTTTAGATGCTGGTGCAGCAACAGTTATGACTGCTTTTAATGAAATAAATGGGATTCCGGCTACGGGAAATGAATACCTTTTAAAAGATGTTTTAAGAGATGAGTTAAAATTTGATGGCTTTGTAGTAAGTGATTGGGATTCTGTGGTAGAAATGATTACACACGGTTTTGCTAAAGATGAAAAACAAGCAGCAGAATTAGCTGCCAATGCTGGTATGGATATGGAAATGACCAGTAAAGCATATGAGCATCATTTAAAGGAATTAATTAAAGAAGGAAAAATTACAGAGCATGAATTAGATGAATTTGTAAAAAATATTTTAAGAATAAAATTGAGATTAGGCTTATTTAAAACTCCTTATCGAGATAAAAATAGGGATACAAATTTTTATGCAAAAGAACATTTAGCTGAAGCTAAAGAAGCGGCTATAAAAAGTGCAGTATTACTTAAAAATAAAAACATATTGCCTTTATCAACTAGTACAAAAGTAGCTTTAATAGGGCCTTTGGCAGATGCTCCATTAGACCAATTGGGAACTTGGATTTTTGATGGAGAGAAAGAACATACTATAACACCACTTGATGCATTTAAAACAGCAGATATTAATTTTAAATATATACCTGCATTAACCCATAGTAGAGACAAATCTAAAAAGCAATTTAAAAAAGTTATTAATGATGTAAAAGGTGCTGATGTTATTGTATTTGTTGCTGGAGAAGAGGCTATTTTATCTGGTGAAGCACACAGTAGAGCAAATATAGATTTACCTGGAGCTCAAGAAGATTTAATAAAAGAATTAGCAAAAACCGGAAAGCCAATTGTTTTGGTAATTATGGCGGGAAGACCCATTACTATTACAAATATTATTGATGATGTTGATACTGTTTTAATGTCTTGGCATCCTGGTACAATGGGTGGTGAGGCATTGCAAGAAATTATTTTCGGAATAAGAGAACCTGAAGGAAGATTACCTGTATCTTGGCCAAAAGCAGCAGGACAATTACCGTATTTTTACAACCATAAAAACACAGGAAGACCTGCGAGTAAAGAGAACTACACTGCTATGGATGATATTCCTGTAGGCGCGTGGCAAAGCTCTTTAGGTAACAAATCTCATTATTTAGATGTTGGCTACACTCCACATTTTCCATTTGGTTTTGGTTTAGGATACACAGATTTTACTTATGACAACCTTCAAATATCAAAAGATACTATTGGTTTTAATGAAGATTTAGTAATGAAAGTTTCAATAAAAAATACAGGAAAACGTGCAGGGAAAGAAATTGTACAGTTATACCTACAAGATATTGTTGGTAGTATTACACGACCTATAAGAGAATTAAAAGGATTTCAGCATGTCAGCTTAAAGGCTGGAGAAACAAAAGAATTAACTTTTAAAATATCATCTGAGCAATTAGAATTTACAAACCATAAAATAATTCGTGCTGCAGAAGAAGGTGATTTTAATATTTGGATTGGACCTAATGCAGCATCTGGTTTAAAAAAGTCATTTTATCTTAAAAAGAAATAG